One region of Micromonospora nigra genomic DNA includes:
- a CDS encoding ArdC family protein — MPRKSTARNATSRKSGTRSRYSDEQIKEFRQRDRQVMSRSTEHLEDAEGIRRFAQHAATGGVSLRILAYSLRNQALLAQQADERGFVLSDVDSVKGWRQRGRFVRKGETGLRLIKPVGKDKKDTDADEPEASDEREDDADDTDETGEDNGKPKFRTGVVFDVAQTAEIPPEERGQCAACNAEAGEPCNPGCLCPTCTDYEPVGDAAEILWNNLLDQLTAAGYALDWPAPADALHGHRVHVDHEGRTVAAAFEVTAEHPAAVADLAAAVAQIIARSDRERETRREQRRTARAALTATPATA, encoded by the coding sequence ATGCCCCGCAAGTCCACCGCCCGTAACGCCACCTCCCGCAAGAGCGGAACCCGCAGCCGGTACAGCGACGAGCAGATCAAGGAATTCCGCCAGCGTGACCGGCAGGTCATGAGCCGCTCCACTGAGCACCTCGAAGACGCCGAAGGAATCCGCCGCTTCGCGCAACACGCCGCGACTGGCGGCGTGTCCCTGCGGATCCTCGCCTACAGCCTGCGAAACCAAGCCCTGCTCGCGCAGCAGGCCGACGAACGCGGTTTCGTCCTGTCCGACGTCGACAGCGTCAAGGGATGGCGGCAGCGCGGACGGTTCGTCAGGAAGGGTGAAACCGGGCTGCGCCTGATCAAGCCGGTCGGTAAGGACAAGAAGGACACCGACGCAGACGAGCCCGAGGCCTCAGACGAGCGCGAGGACGACGCCGACGACACTGACGAGACGGGCGAGGACAACGGCAAGCCCAAATTCCGTACCGGCGTCGTCTTCGACGTCGCCCAGACCGCCGAGATCCCTCCCGAGGAGCGCGGCCAGTGCGCCGCCTGCAACGCCGAAGCGGGCGAGCCGTGCAACCCCGGGTGCCTGTGCCCCACCTGCACCGACTACGAGCCGGTGGGCGACGCCGCAGAAATCCTGTGGAACAACCTTCTCGACCAGCTCACCGCCGCCGGGTACGCCCTCGACTGGCCCGCGCCGGCAGACGCGCTGCACGGCCACCGCGTGCACGTCGACCATGAGGGCCGCACCGTCGCCGCCGCTTTCGAGGTCACCGCCGAGCACCCCGCCGCCGTGGCCGACCTCGCCGCCGCAGTAGCGCAGATCATCGCCCGCAGCGACCGGGAGCGGGAGACCCGCCGGGAACAGCGCCGCACCGCCCGCGCCGCTCTCACCGCAACGCCCGCCACCGCATAG
- a CDS encoding SCO6880 family protein — MSDAPVRTSRLGGEIRARGFLGGARSRTGNIVVSVCLGAGLLIAVSVGGLGGLASGAAIFCGGYVLTRQSHLTGRSPGTEMVLRGWWELRRRRGETELTPVHLAEPIPVPTTKADRRAAGRWARRTRDEAPGLEGLTWLSGPDDAAVLLHRSPGEQSYLSVAIEVDGQPPGLRAQSDYDRAAAAYGHLLARLARDEGLISGIQSVTRIMPTDSAVHERWAADHVDPLAPATLIQSYAELVRMTAGATEMMRHYLVLRLPVTAVFARAAAAHGEGEAGWAQLAVEQAHWVSTLARRADLRNPRLVSTHRLAALLRHLQNPQYPVDQTVDVTSGTWLRSRRTLRHAAVVDEAWWHRVAAIPASAVTPEPVHTRWIAPLLHGITQPVIRTISLLVEVQPAAKARRRAREDVTVDRGIRDAALHRGAVDDGTQAVQLSASAQRLADLQPGSGIHGARWTGYMCVSAASEDEVMRASTALADAAGECGISHLDWLDTRHDTAMPATWPVWRGMEAQP; from the coding sequence GTGAGTGACGCACCGGTTCGCACCTCCCGGCTCGGCGGAGAGATCCGGGCGCGTGGATTCCTTGGGGGCGCCCGCAGTCGTACCGGCAACATCGTGGTCAGCGTCTGTCTCGGCGCCGGTCTCCTCATCGCAGTGAGCGTCGGCGGGCTCGGCGGACTGGCGTCCGGAGCAGCGATCTTCTGCGGCGGATATGTGCTGACCCGACAGAGCCACCTCACCGGCCGGTCACCGGGCACAGAGATGGTGTTGCGCGGGTGGTGGGAGCTGCGTCGTCGACGGGGTGAGACAGAGCTGACTCCTGTCCACCTAGCCGAGCCAATCCCCGTGCCGACGACGAAAGCTGACCGGCGAGCGGCCGGTCGATGGGCACGGCGAACCCGAGACGAGGCACCAGGGCTGGAAGGGCTGACGTGGCTGTCCGGGCCGGATGATGCGGCGGTGCTCCTGCATCGGTCCCCCGGCGAGCAGTCCTACCTGTCGGTGGCCATCGAGGTCGACGGCCAGCCCCCGGGGCTGCGCGCCCAAAGCGACTACGACCGGGCCGCAGCAGCGTACGGGCACCTGCTGGCCCGGTTGGCACGCGACGAAGGCTTGATCTCTGGCATCCAGTCGGTCACCCGCATCATGCCCACCGACTCCGCCGTGCACGAGCGGTGGGCGGCCGACCACGTGGACCCGCTGGCGCCGGCGACGCTGATCCAGTCCTATGCCGAGCTGGTACGGATGACCGCTGGCGCGACCGAGATGATGCGCCACTACCTCGTGCTGCGGCTACCGGTCACCGCGGTGTTCGCGCGGGCCGCCGCTGCCCACGGGGAGGGGGAAGCGGGGTGGGCACAGCTGGCGGTGGAGCAGGCGCACTGGGTGTCGACGCTGGCACGTCGAGCGGATCTGCGCAATCCGCGGCTGGTGAGCACCCACCGCCTCGCGGCGCTGCTGCGCCATCTGCAAAACCCGCAGTACCCCGTCGATCAGACGGTCGACGTCACCTCCGGCACCTGGCTTCGATCGCGCCGCACGTTGCGGCACGCCGCAGTGGTGGATGAGGCCTGGTGGCACCGCGTCGCGGCCATCCCCGCGTCTGCGGTGACACCCGAGCCGGTACACACCCGGTGGATCGCTCCACTGTTGCACGGCATCACCCAGCCGGTTATCCGCACGATCAGCCTGCTTGTCGAGGTGCAGCCGGCGGCGAAGGCACGCCGCCGGGCCCGCGAGGACGTCACTGTGGATCGAGGCATCCGCGACGCCGCGCTGCACCGAGGCGCGGTCGACGACGGCACCCAGGCGGTGCAGCTGTCCGCGTCGGCACAACGTCTAGCGGATCTGCAACCCGGCTCGGGTATACACGGAGCGCGTTGGACGGGATATATGTGCGTGTCCGCCGCAAGTGAGGACGAGGTGATGCGCGCCTCGACCGCGCTGGCCGACGCCGCCGGCGAGTGCGGGATCAGCCACCTCGACTGGCTCGACACACGCCACGACACGGCCATGCCAGCGACTTGGCCAGTCTGGCGAGGCATGGAGGCGCAACCGTGA
- a CDS encoding TraM recognition domain-containing protein translates to MTSLASALAAWHSAVWLAGLLTGASARPSLGDTLEAFMRSPANPASGYVGGQVAPAALIWALFIVELAAVAAVAVAWTTRRSRRQRDGLARHRQWAPFLGKRAARRSAAQTRPGLLDRRNAPMEEVAIPLARSVGEGRRLYVRHEDSIAVMAPPRAFKTAGVLSDLVRTAPGPCVAGSSKGDLLSITYLSRKARGTVYVFDPGDVIGWPTPLRWSPVRGCEQPRVAISTAEAFAAATPDDANTTNSKFFVKQARDVLRCLLHAAALDSRDMGSVVEWALRMDSPSLPAREILRSHPNAAPGWATALEEATSGDRGTGPLDSTKKTLADMLSMFADPAVLQACRPAAQDAFDIGRFLDSTDTVYVMSGDNDTVAPLVTAFVNEILRQARAAAERRWPARLDPPLRCVIDEVGNVAPLPRLGSLMSRLGGQGTTLAIGGQGLGQARDRWGEAGAAEVFGSATAKIVMGGTSEPDLLSMMSSLAGVMEVPVNSTTVARGEVSRTASDRERPILHPHQIRELAPSQGLLIYRQAPPVVVEFQPYWEGPWAEEAAQSAEAVARLTGRLT, encoded by the coding sequence ATGACGTCCTTGGCCAGCGCTCTCGCCGCCTGGCACAGCGCGGTGTGGCTGGCAGGTCTACTCACCGGCGCGTCTGCGCGTCCAAGCCTCGGCGACACTTTGGAAGCGTTCATGCGATCCCCGGCGAACCCGGCCTCCGGCTACGTCGGGGGGCAGGTCGCCCCAGCGGCACTGATCTGGGCACTGTTCATCGTGGAACTGGCGGCGGTGGCCGCCGTCGCGGTGGCATGGACGACGCGACGCAGCCGCCGTCAGCGCGACGGGCTGGCCCGGCACCGGCAATGGGCTCCGTTCCTGGGCAAGCGTGCCGCCCGCCGGTCGGCGGCGCAGACCCGCCCAGGCCTGCTCGATCGACGCAACGCCCCCATGGAAGAGGTGGCCATCCCACTGGCACGGTCGGTGGGGGAGGGCCGGCGACTGTACGTACGTCACGAGGACTCGATCGCGGTGATGGCACCACCACGTGCATTCAAGACCGCCGGTGTGCTGTCGGATCTCGTGCGGACCGCGCCGGGCCCCTGCGTCGCCGGATCCAGCAAGGGCGACTTGCTGTCGATCACCTACCTCTCTCGCAAGGCTCGCGGCACGGTGTACGTCTTCGACCCAGGAGACGTGATCGGCTGGCCGACGCCTCTGCGGTGGTCGCCGGTGCGGGGATGCGAGCAGCCACGAGTAGCGATCTCGACTGCGGAGGCGTTCGCGGCCGCGACGCCTGACGACGCGAACACCACCAACTCGAAGTTCTTCGTCAAGCAGGCCCGAGACGTCTTGCGGTGCCTGCTGCACGCCGCTGCCCTCGATAGCCGCGACATGGGCAGCGTGGTGGAGTGGGCGCTGCGGATGGACAGCCCCAGTCTGCCGGCCCGGGAGATCCTGCGCAGCCACCCCAACGCTGCGCCAGGATGGGCCACGGCACTGGAGGAAGCCACCTCGGGCGACCGCGGCACCGGGCCGCTGGACTCGACCAAGAAGACCCTGGCGGACATGCTCAGCATGTTCGCCGACCCCGCGGTGCTTCAAGCGTGCCGGCCGGCGGCGCAGGACGCGTTCGACATCGGCCGGTTCCTCGATTCCACCGACACGGTGTACGTGATGAGCGGCGACAACGACACAGTCGCGCCGCTGGTCACCGCATTCGTCAACGAGATCCTGCGCCAGGCGAGAGCAGCCGCCGAGCGGCGGTGGCCCGCCCGACTCGATCCACCGCTGCGGTGCGTCATCGATGAGGTTGGCAATGTGGCCCCGCTACCCCGCTTGGGAAGCCTTATGTCCCGCCTCGGCGGGCAAGGCACCACCCTCGCCATCGGCGGACAAGGACTCGGGCAGGCACGGGACCGGTGGGGTGAGGCTGGGGCGGCCGAAGTATTCGGGTCCGCGACGGCGAAGATCGTCATGGGTGGCACCAGCGAGCCTGACCTGCTGAGCATGATGAGCTCACTGGCCGGGGTTATGGAGGTGCCGGTGAACTCCACCACGGTGGCGCGAGGTGAGGTGTCGAGAACCGCCAGCGATCGTGAGCGACCGATCCTGCACCCACACCAGATCCGGGAACTCGCGCCATCGCAGGGCCTGTTGATCTATCGGCAAGCCCCGCCTGTGGTTGTGGAGTTCCAGCCGTACTGGGAGGGCCCGTGGGCGGAGGAAGCCGCCCAGAGTGCGGAGGCCGTGGCGCGGCTGACTGGACGGCTGACGTGA
- a CDS encoding ParA family protein: MSNASATDAAGITPPSQRNPSNRETRRAADRLARKLVRAVVIAVANQKGGSGKTTTILALAGELARRGFRVLVIDCDEQGNATTGLGVPVAKLDNEGTYYLLMDDEAKPADVITPTPHDNISVIAGGEKLSEVTAALASEMGNHTFLSAHVETLRDEFDVILLDTPPALSLLTLNALYAADEIATPINPGVFDLAGIAKLTKTVKRLNTRLNKNIAIAHTFLINFNPRRRNDQDAYGFVKGAFPDALIDTADPQPDREWHGSGVPQSASVNSSQSAGVPLTLYDPRTAVSRAYCRVADVIEQRSLRG, encoded by the coding sequence ATGTCCAACGCTTCCGCAACCGATGCCGCCGGCATCACCCCACCCAGCCAGCGCAACCCCAGCAACCGCGAAACACGCCGCGCCGCCGATCGCCTCGCCCGCAAGCTGGTTCGCGCCGTTGTGATCGCCGTCGCGAACCAGAAGGGTGGCAGTGGGAAGACCACCACCATCCTCGCCCTCGCAGGCGAGCTCGCCCGTCGGGGCTTCCGAGTCCTCGTCATCGACTGCGACGAACAGGGCAACGCCACCACCGGGCTCGGCGTCCCCGTCGCCAAACTCGACAACGAAGGCACGTACTACCTCCTGATGGACGACGAGGCCAAGCCAGCCGACGTCATCACGCCCACCCCCCACGACAACATCTCCGTCATCGCCGGAGGCGAGAAGCTGTCGGAGGTCACCGCAGCACTCGCCAGCGAGATGGGTAACCACACGTTCCTGTCCGCGCACGTCGAAACCCTGCGCGACGAGTTCGACGTCATCCTCCTGGACACGCCGCCCGCGCTGTCCCTCTTGACTCTCAACGCCCTCTACGCCGCCGACGAAATCGCCACCCCGATCAACCCCGGTGTGTTCGACCTGGCCGGCATCGCGAAACTGACGAAGACCGTCAAGCGCCTCAACACGCGACTGAACAAGAACATCGCGATCGCCCACACCTTCCTCATCAACTTCAACCCCCGCCGCCGCAACGACCAGGACGCGTACGGCTTCGTCAAAGGTGCGTTCCCCGACGCGCTCATCGACACTGCCGACCCGCAGCCCGACAGGGAATGGCACGGCAGCGGAGTCCCCCAATCCGCATCAGTCAACAGCTCACAAAGCGCCGGGGTGCCCCTCACCCTCTACGACCCCCGCACGGCCGTCAGCCGCGCGTACTGCCGGGTCGCCGACGTCATCGAGCAGAGGAGCCTTCGTGGCTAG
- a CDS encoding DUF6401 family natural product biosynthesis protein, protein MNDPTFEVPLLLAASTGILTTLAGMLFAVDRLRPSLFMTAWLSLATLAELGLVATTVWRGHWFFAVPAVGLGLLLVAQWNMHLGARRGDGGRLLALIARRFLTRQSPRVDGRPLRPMDDLRAEYGQGILDDSRRDPTLAHLLDQAAATLDDRLFGKGRSKELPLIRIEAYTNGLVDALSEPGRAPSQHRYRGYSSDMILIAALCQLYDRYDEVDSRT, encoded by the coding sequence ATGAACGACCCGACCTTCGAGGTGCCGCTCCTGCTCGCGGCCAGCACCGGCATCCTCACCACGCTGGCCGGGATGCTCTTCGCCGTCGACCGGTTGCGCCCCTCCTTGTTCATGACAGCATGGCTCAGCCTGGCCACCCTGGCGGAGCTGGGGCTTGTCGCCACCACGGTCTGGCGCGGCCACTGGTTCTTCGCCGTTCCAGCCGTCGGACTCGGCCTGCTGCTGGTCGCGCAGTGGAACATGCACCTGGGAGCGCGCCGCGGTGACGGCGGCCGGCTCCTCGCGCTCATCGCCCGGCGGTTCCTGACCCGGCAGTCGCCCCGGGTCGACGGCCGGCCGCTGCGGCCGATGGACGACCTGCGCGCCGAGTACGGCCAGGGCATCCTCGACGATTCACGACGGGATCCGACCCTCGCGCACCTGCTCGACCAAGCCGCCGCCACGCTCGATGACCGGCTGTTCGGCAAGGGCCGGTCGAAGGAACTGCCGCTGATCCGGATCGAGGCCTACACCAACGGGCTCGTCGACGCGCTGAGCGAACCGGGCCGGGCACCGTCGCAGCACCGCTACCGGGGCTACTCCTCCGACATGATCCTGATCGCCGCGCTGTGCCAGCTGTACGACCGGTACGACGAGGTCGACAGCCGGACCTAA
- a CDS encoding ParB/RepB/Spo0J family partition protein, giving the protein MAVRGNRGLKTNPLAQLSDDEQQEQAIVQAAQIDGTAVRDLPINAVAPDPENPKSRLTPDSGLVASMKGEGQLGPGVVVAIEVWASYGNNPDDIYAARAEAEGADVDGDPADYAKAVAKAKEEIKYVINYGHRRWAAARAAGLETYRAVVSDTLKDNTTKRVHRLIENVQREDLTPLEEAREYKRLLEVDKLSQREVSRRTGIPQPHISKRIGLLNLPEEAQAALDQGIIPVEAAVELSKIAKDPDRIKRVLDAVAAMPASDDSERTARARLAVDQARKEYNGYKAAKDKADKRKKLAAEGIVIIDNLNSYFADKPGDRWDYEIGDEDKITAAREAGTLAAYVVSPDHVTYFLTELPPPPEPEEPEAADDEQHAEPDAAAAEATDAEPDATDSAAPDANGTVVKVERTTTTVPAPRAEPQETAEQREAREKREQEEREREATAKARAAACARIASKAPSREILTARLARRILLVEEDHSFEAQQLAVKWLKAASVVDEATTVYTLFGYDTNVDAKLAARAAYVYDLALSEIRAQDSMYYDAEDAQHIKRLIEEADYEPAEWEQQALLTAAEK; this is encoded by the coding sequence ATGGCCGTCAGAGGTAATCGTGGTCTGAAGACCAACCCGCTCGCTCAGCTTTCGGACGACGAACAGCAGGAACAGGCCATCGTCCAGGCCGCCCAGATCGACGGCACCGCCGTCCGCGACCTGCCGATCAACGCCGTTGCCCCCGACCCGGAGAACCCCAAGAGCCGCCTCACCCCTGACTCCGGCCTCGTCGCCTCCATGAAGGGCGAAGGCCAGCTTGGACCCGGCGTGGTGGTTGCCATCGAGGTCTGGGCCAGCTACGGCAACAACCCCGACGACATCTACGCCGCCCGCGCCGAGGCCGAAGGTGCCGATGTCGACGGTGACCCGGCCGATTACGCCAAGGCCGTCGCCAAGGCCAAGGAAGAGATCAAGTACGTCATCAACTACGGCCACCGCCGGTGGGCCGCCGCCCGGGCCGCCGGACTGGAAACCTACCGCGCCGTTGTGTCCGACACCCTCAAGGACAACACCACCAAGCGCGTCCACCGGCTGATCGAGAACGTCCAGCGCGAAGACCTGACGCCGTTGGAGGAAGCTCGCGAATACAAGCGGCTGTTGGAGGTTGACAAGCTCAGTCAGCGGGAAGTCAGCCGCCGCACGGGTATCCCTCAGCCGCACATCTCCAAGCGGATCGGCCTGCTCAACCTCCCCGAGGAGGCACAGGCCGCGCTCGACCAGGGGATTATCCCTGTCGAGGCTGCCGTCGAGCTGTCCAAGATCGCCAAGGACCCCGATCGCATCAAGCGGGTTCTCGACGCCGTCGCCGCCATGCCCGCCAGTGACGATAGCGAGCGCACCGCCCGTGCTCGCCTCGCCGTTGACCAGGCCCGCAAGGAGTACAACGGCTACAAGGCCGCTAAGGACAAGGCGGACAAGCGCAAGAAGCTCGCCGCCGAGGGCATCGTCATCATCGACAATCTCAACTCCTACTTCGCCGACAAGCCCGGCGACCGGTGGGACTACGAGATCGGCGACGAGGACAAGATCACCGCCGCCCGCGAAGCGGGCACCCTCGCGGCTTACGTCGTCAGCCCGGACCACGTCACGTACTTCCTGACCGAGTTGCCGCCGCCCCCGGAGCCCGAGGAGCCGGAAGCAGCCGACGACGAGCAGCACGCGGAGCCGGATGCCGCAGCCGCCGAGGCTACGGACGCCGAGCCGGACGCCACCGACAGCGCCGCGCCGGACGCCAACGGCACCGTGGTCAAGGTCGAGCGCACCACCACCACCGTCCCCGCGCCCCGCGCCGAGCCGCAGGAGACGGCAGAGCAGCGGGAAGCCCGTGAGAAGCGTGAGCAGGAGGAACGCGAACGCGAAGCCACCGCGAAGGCGCGCGCCGCTGCCTGCGCCCGTATCGCTTCCAAGGCACCCAGCCGGGAAATTCTCACCGCCCGGCTCGCCCGCCGAATCCTGCTGGTCGAGGAGGACCACAGCTTCGAGGCTCAGCAGCTCGCCGTGAAGTGGCTCAAGGCCGCCTCTGTGGTGGACGAGGCCACCACCGTCTACACCCTGTTCGGCTACGACACCAACGTCGATGCGAAGCTCGCCGCTCGGGCCGCCTACGTCTACGACCTGGCCCTGTCGGAGATCCGGGCGCAGGACAGCATGTACTACGACGCCGAGGACGCCCAGCACATCAAGCGCCTCATCGAGGAAGCCGACTACGAGCCCGCCGAGTGGGAACAGCAAGCGCTACTCACGGCCGCCGAAAAGTAG
- a CDS encoding GGDEF domain-containing protein — protein sequence MLGHTEILLGTTTASCFALIWRCARLRADLATAQHDANHDPLTGLPNRRALLAHLRALLADRTRPVTVALLDLNRFKDINDEHGHSAGDAVLRRVAQALAALDLPAAYVGRLSGDEFLIITDGGCRQGRANAQAAARALAAATVTLDGTAVGCAASVGVAIADHNDTTAEQLLHRADTAMYCAKREGVAVMEHRPFMEAKTLTANGSQRRRFR from the coding sequence GTGCTCGGACACACGGAAATCCTGCTCGGCACCACGACCGCATCATGCTTCGCGCTGATCTGGCGGTGCGCGCGACTCCGCGCCGACCTGGCGACCGCGCAGCACGACGCGAACCACGACCCCCTGACCGGTCTGCCCAACCGTCGCGCCCTGCTCGCCCACCTCCGAGCCCTGCTGGCCGACCGCACCCGACCCGTGACCGTCGCCCTGCTCGACCTCAACCGGTTCAAGGACATCAACGACGAACACGGGCACTCCGCAGGCGACGCCGTACTACGGCGAGTCGCCCAAGCACTCGCGGCGCTGGACCTTCCCGCAGCCTACGTCGGCCGACTCAGCGGCGATGAGTTCCTGATCATCACCGACGGAGGGTGCCGCCAGGGCCGCGCCAACGCTCAGGCCGCCGCCCGAGCACTGGCCGCAGCGACGGTCACGCTCGACGGCACCGCCGTCGGCTGCGCCGCAAGCGTCGGTGTCGCCATCGCTGACCACAACGACACCACCGCCGAGCAGCTACTACACCGCGCAGACACCGCCATGTACTGCGCCAAGCGCGAAGGAGTCGCCGTCATGGAGCACCGCCCCTTCATGGAGGCGAAGACCCTGACCGCCAACGGATCCCAGCGCCGCCGCTTCCGATAG
- a CDS encoding DUF2786 domain-containing protein, whose translation MTSPTDPRAKIAARIAACLALAERETTPLGEREAAAAKAAELIARHGITADQAAAARGDAPEGITCAPVALLNTDGHGEARADLANDVARAMGCRAILKPTRAPRPYTVIVVGTTSDVHHLRQLLPLILAQAQTAAANTDPEKRRARDFLSSFLSGYGDIVAARITARRRPLTDPATNPGAALILADRAKRIDDFIAERFGELNERTHQASQDGKTAGRAAARRADIGDPGVKATSRRALPT comes from the coding sequence ATGACCAGCCCCACCGACCCCCGCGCGAAGATCGCCGCGCGCATCGCCGCCTGCCTCGCCCTCGCCGAGAGGGAAACCACACCGCTCGGCGAACGAGAGGCCGCCGCCGCGAAGGCCGCCGAACTCATCGCCCGTCACGGCATCACCGCCGACCAAGCCGCCGCCGCCCGAGGCGACGCCCCCGAAGGCATCACCTGTGCACCCGTCGCCCTGCTCAACACCGACGGACACGGCGAAGCGCGCGCCGACCTGGCCAACGACGTTGCCCGCGCCATGGGCTGCCGCGCCATCTTGAAACCCACACGCGCCCCACGCCCCTACACCGTGATTGTGGTCGGTACGACCTCCGACGTTCACCACCTGCGGCAACTCCTCCCGCTGATCCTCGCCCAGGCCCAGACCGCCGCCGCGAACACCGACCCGGAGAAGCGCCGCGCCCGAGACTTCCTCTCCTCATTCCTGTCCGGCTACGGCGACATCGTCGCAGCGCGGATCACCGCGCGCCGCCGCCCGCTGACCGACCCCGCCACCAACCCCGGCGCAGCGCTCATCCTCGCCGACCGCGCCAAGCGGATTGACGACTTCATCGCCGAGCGATTCGGCGAGCTCAACGAGCGCACCCACCAGGCCAGCCAGGACGGAAAGACCGCCGGCCGCGCCGCCGCCCGCCGCGCCGACATCGGAGACCCCGGCGTCAAGGCCACCAGCCGCCGCGCCCTGCCGACCTAA
- a CDS encoding MinD/ParA family ATP-binding protein, whose amino-acid sequence MTEGQSRDVLFPGAERARAYGAPPSPPSVRDTSSEAQAQIPPPPVVPAADQEVVGPAGDRKHRSQGSTDRDGERGRRLVDAAGGVVAAAEWGWRGRLNRWTFGMARVPATREERAYRVGQVQVLRAFAAPQQVVVANPKGGAGKTPVTLGLAATLGWFRGGYTLAWDNNETRGTLGLRAEEAVHERNVVDLLKSIDGFLNARASVGHLGGFVRPQSAHFDVLASDDVPGRMDVIDAAGFHQLADVLGRFYRFMVIDTGNNVRAANWWAATSSADCLVVPTTVRADVAETGLWMLHHLARLGRTDLVRGAVAVVSCADPKVDHGLLTAIVERYREVVREVVVLPFDPRLSAGDRVTYRDLGEPLRRALLMAAVAVVDALSAAQQQKGA is encoded by the coding sequence GTGACCGAGGGTCAAAGTCGCGATGTGCTGTTTCCGGGAGCGGAGCGAGCACGCGCGTACGGAGCGCCGCCGTCACCGCCGAGCGTGCGAGACACCTCGTCGGAGGCGCAGGCGCAGATACCGCCGCCACCGGTGGTGCCCGCCGCTGACCAGGAGGTTGTCGGGCCGGCGGGCGACCGGAAGCACCGGTCGCAGGGCAGCACGGATCGCGACGGTGAGCGCGGTCGACGGCTGGTGGATGCCGCGGGCGGGGTGGTCGCGGCAGCCGAATGGGGGTGGCGGGGGCGCCTGAACAGGTGGACGTTCGGCATGGCCAGGGTGCCTGCTACTCGGGAGGAGCGGGCCTATCGGGTGGGCCAGGTGCAAGTCCTCCGGGCGTTCGCCGCGCCGCAGCAGGTGGTGGTCGCCAATCCCAAGGGGGGTGCGGGCAAGACGCCGGTCACGCTGGGCTTGGCCGCCACGTTGGGATGGTTCCGGGGCGGTTACACCTTGGCCTGGGACAACAACGAGACGCGCGGCACCCTGGGGCTGCGGGCGGAGGAGGCAGTGCACGAGAGGAACGTCGTGGACCTGCTCAAGTCCATCGACGGCTTCCTGAACGCTCGTGCCAGCGTCGGGCACCTCGGCGGTTTCGTTCGTCCGCAGAGCGCGCATTTCGATGTGCTCGCTAGCGATGATGTGCCCGGACGAATGGACGTCATCGACGCTGCCGGTTTCCATCAACTCGCTGATGTCCTTGGCCGCTTCTATCGGTTCATGGTTATCGATACGGGCAACAATGTGAGGGCCGCGAATTGGTGGGCGGCGACCTCATCGGCCGACTGTCTTGTGGTGCCGACGACGGTACGGGCGGATGTCGCGGAAACCGGTTTGTGGATGCTGCATCACCTCGCGCGTCTGGGTCGTACTGATTTGGTTCGCGGTGCGGTGGCGGTGGTGTCGTGCGCGGACCCGAAGGTGGACCACGGCTTGCTCACCGCCATCGTCGAGCGCTACCGCGAGGTGGTGCGGGAGGTGGTGGTGTTGCCGTTCGACCCACGGCTGAGCGCCGGCGACCGGGTGACGTACCGGGACTTGGGAGAACCGCTTCGTCGAGCGCTCCTGATGGCGGCCGTCGCAGTCGTTGACGCTCTGTCAGCAGCGCAGCAGCAGAAGGGGGCATGA
- a CDS encoding bifunctional DNA primase/polymerase, whose product MSSLSAGLAAALARGLAVFPIPAGARKAPPGWQALVSRDPGPAWPIDSNVGVGCRASGIVVLDLDRKNGVDGVAGFAGLLDQQGCSWPVTFTVATPSGGQHLYFAAPPGRVIVSTIGVLGPGIDVRAPGRLSGGYVVGPGSIVGDRPYLVDKDLRIAPLPDSLVRLLCLRPTRIRRGAKTGDVHATVDRPPAGTG is encoded by the coding sequence GTGAGCTCTCTGTCCGCAGGTCTCGCGGCGGCGTTGGCTCGCGGCTTGGCCGTCTTTCCGATTCCGGCGGGCGCGCGGAAAGCACCACCAGGCTGGCAGGCTCTCGTTTCCAGGGACCCCGGTCCGGCTTGGCCGATCGACAGCAACGTCGGTGTCGGATGCCGAGCCAGCGGCATCGTCGTGTTGGATCTGGACCGCAAGAACGGCGTCGACGGGGTGGCCGGGTTCGCTGGTCTGCTCGACCAGCAGGGCTGTAGCTGGCCGGTGACCTTCACCGTCGCGACGCCGAGCGGTGGGCAGCATCTTTACTTCGCGGCCCCGCCTGGCCGGGTGATCGTCAGCACCATCGGTGTCCTCGGCCCGGGGATCGATGTCCGCGCGCCGGGGCGACTGTCGGGCGGGTACGTCGTGGGTCCAGGCTCGATCGTGGGTGATCGGCCCTATCTCGTCGACAAGGATTTGCGCATCGCACCCCTGCCGGACTCGCTCGTGCGGTTGCTCTGCCTGCGCCCAACGCGGATCCGGCGCGGTGCCAAGACCGGTGATGTTCACGCGACGGTCGACCGGCCGCCAGCCGGGACAGGATAA